The Manis javanica isolate MJ-LG chromosome 4, MJ_LKY, whole genome shotgun sequence genome contains a region encoding:
- the HID1 gene encoding protein HID1 isoform X7, whose amino-acid sequence MGSADSKLNFRKAVIQLTTKTQPVEATDDAFWDQFWADTATSVQDVFALVPAAEIRAVREESPSNLATLCYKAVEKLVQGAESGCHLEKEKQIVLNCSRLLTRVLPYIFEDPDWRGFFWSTVPGAGRGGQGEDDDENARPLAESLLLAIADLLFCPDFTVQSHRRSTVDSAEDVHSLDSCEYIWEAGVGFAHSPQPNYIHDVNRMELLKLLLTCFSEAMYLPPAPDSGSTNPWVQFFCSSENRHTLPLFTSLLNTVCAYDPVGYGIPYNHLLFSDYREPLVEEAAQVLIVTLDHDSTTSTSPTVDGTTTGTAMDDADPPGPENLFVNYLSRIHREEDFQFILKGIARLLSNPLLQTYLPNSTKKIQFHQELLVLFWKLCDFNKVCWPQGRSHQQLGLPEKFLFFVLKSSDVLDILVPILYFLNDARADQSRVGLMHIGVFILLLLSGERNFGVRLNKPYSVRVPMDIPVFTGTHADLLIVVFHKIITSGHQRLQPLFDCLLTIVVNVSPYLKSLSMVAANKLLHLLEAFSTTWFLFSAAQNHHLVFFLLEVFNNIIQYQFDGNSNLVYAIIRKRSVFHQLANLPTDLPAIHKALQRRRRAPEPLSRTGSQEGASMEGSRPAAPAEPGTLKTSLVATPGIDKLTEKSQVSEDGTLRSLEPVPQQGSADGSPTVEEPSQARREQRRLSNASASGQWSPTSEPLLW is encoded by the exons ATGGGGTCGGCCGACTCTAAGCTGAACTTCCGAAAGGCGGTGATCCAGCTCACCACCAAGACGCAG CCCGTGGAAGCCACTGATGACGCCTTTTGGGACCAGTTCTGGGCAGACACGGCCACCTCGGTGCAGGATGTCTTTGCGCTGGTGCCCGCGGCTGAGATCCGGGCGGTTCGGGAGGAGTCACCCTCCAACCTCGCCACTCTGTGCTACAAG GCTGTGGAGAAGCTGGTGCAAGGAGCTGAAAGCGGCTGCCATTTGGAGAAAGAGAAGCAGATTGTTCTGAACTGCAGCCGACTTCTCACTCGTGTGCTGCCCTACATCTTTGAGGATCCTGACTGGAGGGGCTTCTTCTGGTCCACAGTGCCCGGGGCAGGGCGAGGAGGG CAGGGAGAGGACGATGATGAGAATGCCCGGCCCCTGGCTGAGTCCCTGCTCCTGGCCATCGCCGACCTGCTCTTCTGCCCCGATTTCACTGTCCAGAGCCACCGGAGGAGCACTGTG GACTCGGCAGAGGATGTCCACTCCCTGGACAGCTGTGAATACATCTGGGAGGCTGGCGTGGGCTTTGCCCACTCCCCCCAGCCCAACTATATCCATGACGTGAACCG GATGGAGCTGCTGAAACTGCTGCTGACGTGCTTTTCTGAGGCCATGTACCTGCCGCCAGCTCCAGACAGCGGGAGCACCAATCCATGGGTGCAGTTCTTTTGTTCCTCCGAGAACAG ACACACCCTGCCCCTCTTTACCTCCCTCCTCAACACCGTGTGTGCCTATGACCCTGTGGGCTACGGGATCCCCTACAACCACCTGCTCTTCTCCGATTACCGGGAACCCCTGGTGGAGGAGGCCGCCCAGGTGCTCATCGTCACCTTGGACCATGACAGCACCACCAGCACCAGCCCCACGGTGGACGGCACCACCACAGGCACTGCCATGGACGACGCTGAC CCTCCAGGGCCTGAGAACCTGTTTGTAAACTACCTGTCCCGCATCCATCGCGAGGAG GACTTCCAGTTCATCCTTAAGGGCATAGCCCGGCTGCTGTCCAATCCCCTGCTCCAGACCTACCTGCCCAACTCCACCAAGAAGATCCAGTTCCACCAGGAGCTGCTGGTCCTCTTCTGGAAGCTCTGTGACTTCAATAAGGTGTGCTGGCCTCAGGGGCGCTCACACCAGCAGCTCGGTCTGCCAGAG AAATTTCTCTTCTTTGTGCTGAAGAGCAGTGATGTGCTGGACATTCTGGTCCCCATCCTCTACTTCCTCAACGACGCCCGAGCAGATCAGT CTCGGGTGGGCCTGATGCACATTGGTGTTTTCATCCTGCTGCTTCTGAGCGGGGAGCGGAACTTTGGGGTGCGGCTGAACAAGCCCTACTCAGTGCGAGTGCCCATGGACATCCCGGTCTTCACTGGTACCCACGCAGACCTGCTCATTGTG GTGTTCCACAAGATCATCACCAGCGGGCACCAGCGGCTGCAGCCCCTCTTTGACTGCCTGCTCACCATCGTGGTCAATG TGTCCCCCTACCTCAAGAGCCTGTCCATGGTGGCCGCCAACAAGCTGCTGCACCTGCTGGAGGCCTTCTCCACCACCTGGTTCCTCTTCTCTGCTGCCCAGAACCACCATCTGGTCTTCTTCCTCCTGGAGGTCTTCAACAACATCATCCAGTACCAGTTTGATG GCAACTCCAACCTGGTCTACGCCATCATCAGAAAGCGCAGTGTCTTCCACCAGCTGGCCAACCTGCCCACCGACCTACCTGCCATCCACAAGGCTCTGCAGCGGCGCCGCCGGGCGCCCGAGCCCTTGTCCCGCACCGGCTCTCAGGAGGGCGCCTCCATGGAGGGCTCCCGCCCCGCTGCCCCTGCTGAGCCAGGCACCCTCAAGACCAGCCTGGTGGCCACCCCAG GCATTGACAAGCTGACAGAGAAGTCCCAGGTGTCAGAGGATGGCACCTTACGGTCCCTGGAGCCTGTGCCCCAGCAGGGCTCTGCAGACGGCAGCCCGACTGTGGAG GAGCCCAGCCAGGCGCGGAGGGAGCAGCGGCGACTGTCCAATGCATCAGCCAGTGGGCAGTGGAGCCCGACGTCAGA ACCCTTGCTGTGGTGA
- the HID1 gene encoding protein HID1 isoform X6, with protein sequence MGSADSKLNFRKAVIQLTTKTQPVEATDDAFWDQFWADTATSVQDVFALVPAAEIRAVREESPSNLATLCYKAVEKLVQGAESGCHLEKEKQIVLNCSRLLTRVLPYIFEDPDWRGFFWSTVPGAGRGGQGEDDDENARPLAESLLLAIADLLFCPDFTVQSHRRSTVDSAEDVHSLDSCEYIWEAGVGFAHSPQPNYIHDVNRMELLKLLLTCFSEAMYLPPAPDSGSTNPWVQFFCSSENRHTLPLFTSLLNTVCAYDPVGYGIPYNHLLFSDYREPLVEEAAQVLIVTLDHDSTTSTSPTVDGTTTGTAMDDADPPGPENLFVNYLSRIHREEDFQFILKGIARLLSNPLLQTYLPNSTKKIQFHQELLVLFWKLCDFNKVCWPQGRSHQQLGLPEKFLFFVLKSSDVLDILVPILYFLNDARADQSRVGLMHIGVFILLLLSGERNFGVRLNKPYSVRVPMDIPVFTGTHADLLIVVFHKIITSGHQRLQPLFDCLLTIVVNVSPYLKSLSMVAANKLLHLLEAFSTTWFLFSAAQNHHLVFFLLEVFNNIIQYQFDGNSNLVYAIIRKRSVFHQLANLPTDLPAIHKALQRRRRAPEPLSRTGSQEGASMEGSRPAAPAEPGTLKTSLVATPGIDKLTEKSQVSEDGTLRSLEPVPQQGSADGSPTVEEPSQARREQRRLSNASASGQWSPTSESSPGSRNCRCRPS encoded by the exons ATGGGGTCGGCCGACTCTAAGCTGAACTTCCGAAAGGCGGTGATCCAGCTCACCACCAAGACGCAG CCCGTGGAAGCCACTGATGACGCCTTTTGGGACCAGTTCTGGGCAGACACGGCCACCTCGGTGCAGGATGTCTTTGCGCTGGTGCCCGCGGCTGAGATCCGGGCGGTTCGGGAGGAGTCACCCTCCAACCTCGCCACTCTGTGCTACAAG GCTGTGGAGAAGCTGGTGCAAGGAGCTGAAAGCGGCTGCCATTTGGAGAAAGAGAAGCAGATTGTTCTGAACTGCAGCCGACTTCTCACTCGTGTGCTGCCCTACATCTTTGAGGATCCTGACTGGAGGGGCTTCTTCTGGTCCACAGTGCCCGGGGCAGGGCGAGGAGGG CAGGGAGAGGACGATGATGAGAATGCCCGGCCCCTGGCTGAGTCCCTGCTCCTGGCCATCGCCGACCTGCTCTTCTGCCCCGATTTCACTGTCCAGAGCCACCGGAGGAGCACTGTG GACTCGGCAGAGGATGTCCACTCCCTGGACAGCTGTGAATACATCTGGGAGGCTGGCGTGGGCTTTGCCCACTCCCCCCAGCCCAACTATATCCATGACGTGAACCG GATGGAGCTGCTGAAACTGCTGCTGACGTGCTTTTCTGAGGCCATGTACCTGCCGCCAGCTCCAGACAGCGGGAGCACCAATCCATGGGTGCAGTTCTTTTGTTCCTCCGAGAACAG ACACACCCTGCCCCTCTTTACCTCCCTCCTCAACACCGTGTGTGCCTATGACCCTGTGGGCTACGGGATCCCCTACAACCACCTGCTCTTCTCCGATTACCGGGAACCCCTGGTGGAGGAGGCCGCCCAGGTGCTCATCGTCACCTTGGACCATGACAGCACCACCAGCACCAGCCCCACGGTGGACGGCACCACCACAGGCACTGCCATGGACGACGCTGAC CCTCCAGGGCCTGAGAACCTGTTTGTAAACTACCTGTCCCGCATCCATCGCGAGGAG GACTTCCAGTTCATCCTTAAGGGCATAGCCCGGCTGCTGTCCAATCCCCTGCTCCAGACCTACCTGCCCAACTCCACCAAGAAGATCCAGTTCCACCAGGAGCTGCTGGTCCTCTTCTGGAAGCTCTGTGACTTCAATAAGGTGTGCTGGCCTCAGGGGCGCTCACACCAGCAGCTCGGTCTGCCAGAG AAATTTCTCTTCTTTGTGCTGAAGAGCAGTGATGTGCTGGACATTCTGGTCCCCATCCTCTACTTCCTCAACGACGCCCGAGCAGATCAGT CTCGGGTGGGCCTGATGCACATTGGTGTTTTCATCCTGCTGCTTCTGAGCGGGGAGCGGAACTTTGGGGTGCGGCTGAACAAGCCCTACTCAGTGCGAGTGCCCATGGACATCCCGGTCTTCACTGGTACCCACGCAGACCTGCTCATTGTG GTGTTCCACAAGATCATCACCAGCGGGCACCAGCGGCTGCAGCCCCTCTTTGACTGCCTGCTCACCATCGTGGTCAATG TGTCCCCCTACCTCAAGAGCCTGTCCATGGTGGCCGCCAACAAGCTGCTGCACCTGCTGGAGGCCTTCTCCACCACCTGGTTCCTCTTCTCTGCTGCCCAGAACCACCATCTGGTCTTCTTCCTCCTGGAGGTCTTCAACAACATCATCCAGTACCAGTTTGATG GCAACTCCAACCTGGTCTACGCCATCATCAGAAAGCGCAGTGTCTTCCACCAGCTGGCCAACCTGCCCACCGACCTACCTGCCATCCACAAGGCTCTGCAGCGGCGCCGCCGGGCGCCCGAGCCCTTGTCCCGCACCGGCTCTCAGGAGGGCGCCTCCATGGAGGGCTCCCGCCCCGCTGCCCCTGCTGAGCCAGGCACCCTCAAGACCAGCCTGGTGGCCACCCCAG GCATTGACAAGCTGACAGAGAAGTCCCAGGTGTCAGAGGATGGCACCTTACGGTCCCTGGAGCCTGTGCCCCAGCAGGGCTCTGCAGACGGCAGCCCGACTGTGGAG GAGCCCAGCCAGGCGCGGAGGGAGCAGCGGCGACTGTCCAATGCATCAGCCAGTGGGCAGTGGAGCCCGACGTCAGA GTCCTCTCCTGGAAGTCGAAACTGCCGCTGCAGACCATCATGA
- the HID1 gene encoding protein HID1 isoform X5, producing the protein MGSADSKLNFRKAVIQLTTKTQPVEATDDAFWDQFWADTATSVQDVFALVPAAEIRAVREESPSNLATLCYKAVEKLVQGAESGCHLEKEKQIVLNCSRLLTRVLPYIFEDPDWRGFFWSTVPGAGRGGQGEDDDENARPLAESLLLAIADLLFCPDFTVQSHRRSTVDSAEDVHSLDSCEYIWEAGVGFAHSPQPNYIHDVNRMELLKLLLTCFSEAMYLPPAPDSGSTNPWVQFFCSSENRHTLPLFTSLLNTVCAYDPVGYGIPYNHLLFSDYREPLVEEAAQVLIVTLDHDSTTSTSPTVDGTTTGTAMDDADPPGPENLFVNYLSRIHREEDFQFILKGIARLLSNPLLQTYLPNSTKKIQFHQELLVLFWKLCDFNKVCWPQGRSHQQLGLPEKFLFFVLKSSDVLDILVPILYFLNDARADQSRVGLMHIGVFILLLLSGERNFGVRLNKPYSVRVPMDIPVFTGTHADLLIVVFHKIITSGHQRLQPLFDCLLTIVVNVSPYLKSLSMVAANKLLHLLEAFSTTWFLFSAAQNHHLVFFLLEVFNNIIQYQFDGNSNLVYAIIRKRSVFHQLANLPTDLPAIHKALQRRRRAPEPLSRTGSQEGASMEGSRPAAPAEPGTLKTSLVATPGIDKLTEKSQVSEDGTLRSLEPVPQQGSADGSPTVEEPSQARREQRRLSNASASGQWSPTSEWTLAVVSRDSACLGEPVVLGQGSDLPRSLWRYS; encoded by the exons ATGGGGTCGGCCGACTCTAAGCTGAACTTCCGAAAGGCGGTGATCCAGCTCACCACCAAGACGCAG CCCGTGGAAGCCACTGATGACGCCTTTTGGGACCAGTTCTGGGCAGACACGGCCACCTCGGTGCAGGATGTCTTTGCGCTGGTGCCCGCGGCTGAGATCCGGGCGGTTCGGGAGGAGTCACCCTCCAACCTCGCCACTCTGTGCTACAAG GCTGTGGAGAAGCTGGTGCAAGGAGCTGAAAGCGGCTGCCATTTGGAGAAAGAGAAGCAGATTGTTCTGAACTGCAGCCGACTTCTCACTCGTGTGCTGCCCTACATCTTTGAGGATCCTGACTGGAGGGGCTTCTTCTGGTCCACAGTGCCCGGGGCAGGGCGAGGAGGG CAGGGAGAGGACGATGATGAGAATGCCCGGCCCCTGGCTGAGTCCCTGCTCCTGGCCATCGCCGACCTGCTCTTCTGCCCCGATTTCACTGTCCAGAGCCACCGGAGGAGCACTGTG GACTCGGCAGAGGATGTCCACTCCCTGGACAGCTGTGAATACATCTGGGAGGCTGGCGTGGGCTTTGCCCACTCCCCCCAGCCCAACTATATCCATGACGTGAACCG GATGGAGCTGCTGAAACTGCTGCTGACGTGCTTTTCTGAGGCCATGTACCTGCCGCCAGCTCCAGACAGCGGGAGCACCAATCCATGGGTGCAGTTCTTTTGTTCCTCCGAGAACAG ACACACCCTGCCCCTCTTTACCTCCCTCCTCAACACCGTGTGTGCCTATGACCCTGTGGGCTACGGGATCCCCTACAACCACCTGCTCTTCTCCGATTACCGGGAACCCCTGGTGGAGGAGGCCGCCCAGGTGCTCATCGTCACCTTGGACCATGACAGCACCACCAGCACCAGCCCCACGGTGGACGGCACCACCACAGGCACTGCCATGGACGACGCTGAC CCTCCAGGGCCTGAGAACCTGTTTGTAAACTACCTGTCCCGCATCCATCGCGAGGAG GACTTCCAGTTCATCCTTAAGGGCATAGCCCGGCTGCTGTCCAATCCCCTGCTCCAGACCTACCTGCCCAACTCCACCAAGAAGATCCAGTTCCACCAGGAGCTGCTGGTCCTCTTCTGGAAGCTCTGTGACTTCAATAAGGTGTGCTGGCCTCAGGGGCGCTCACACCAGCAGCTCGGTCTGCCAGAG AAATTTCTCTTCTTTGTGCTGAAGAGCAGTGATGTGCTGGACATTCTGGTCCCCATCCTCTACTTCCTCAACGACGCCCGAGCAGATCAGT CTCGGGTGGGCCTGATGCACATTGGTGTTTTCATCCTGCTGCTTCTGAGCGGGGAGCGGAACTTTGGGGTGCGGCTGAACAAGCCCTACTCAGTGCGAGTGCCCATGGACATCCCGGTCTTCACTGGTACCCACGCAGACCTGCTCATTGTG GTGTTCCACAAGATCATCACCAGCGGGCACCAGCGGCTGCAGCCCCTCTTTGACTGCCTGCTCACCATCGTGGTCAATG TGTCCCCCTACCTCAAGAGCCTGTCCATGGTGGCCGCCAACAAGCTGCTGCACCTGCTGGAGGCCTTCTCCACCACCTGGTTCCTCTTCTCTGCTGCCCAGAACCACCATCTGGTCTTCTTCCTCCTGGAGGTCTTCAACAACATCATCCAGTACCAGTTTGATG GCAACTCCAACCTGGTCTACGCCATCATCAGAAAGCGCAGTGTCTTCCACCAGCTGGCCAACCTGCCCACCGACCTACCTGCCATCCACAAGGCTCTGCAGCGGCGCCGCCGGGCGCCCGAGCCCTTGTCCCGCACCGGCTCTCAGGAGGGCGCCTCCATGGAGGGCTCCCGCCCCGCTGCCCCTGCTGAGCCAGGCACCCTCAAGACCAGCCTGGTGGCCACCCCAG GCATTGACAAGCTGACAGAGAAGTCCCAGGTGTCAGAGGATGGCACCTTACGGTCCCTGGAGCCTGTGCCCCAGCAGGGCTCTGCAGACGGCAGCCCGACTGTGGAG GAGCCCAGCCAGGCGCGGAGGGAGCAGCGGCGACTGTCCAATGCATCAGCCAGTGGGCAGTGGAGCCCGACGTCAGAGTGG ACCCTTGCTGTGGTGAGCAGGGACTCCGCCTGCCTCGGGGAGCCCGTGGTTCTGGGTCAGGGGTCAGACCTGCCCCGTAGCCTCTGGAGGTACAGCTGA